The following are encoded together in the Drosophila sechellia strain sech25 chromosome 3R, ASM438219v1, whole genome shotgun sequence genome:
- the LOC6614143 gene encoding homeotic protein labial isoform X2, which produces MMDVSSMYGNHPHHHHPHANAYDGYSTTTAAAANASSYFAPQQHQHHLQQQQQQQHQHQQLQQQQHQQHLTYNGYESSSPGNYYPQQQAQLTPPPTSSHQVVQQQQHQQQAQQQQLYPHSHLFSPSAAEYGITTSTTTGNPGTPLHPSSHSPSDSYYESDSVHSYYATAAVATVAPPSNSSPVTAANASATSNTQQQQQQAAIISSENGMMYTNLDCMYPTAQAQAPVHGYAGQIEEKYAAVLHASYAPGLVLEDQDPMMQQATQSQMWHHQQHLAGSYALDAMDSLGMHAHMHHGLPHGHLANLASNPHQQQPQVQQQQQQQQPHQQPQHPQNQSPAAHQQHQQNSVSPNGGMNRQQRGGVISPGSSTSSSTSASNGAHPASTQSKSPNHSSSIPTYKWMQLKRNVPKPQGPKTTAHPLAPVG; this is translated from the coding sequence ATGATGGACGTAAGCAGCATGTACGGCAACCAcccgcaccaccaccatccaCATGCCAATGCCTACGACGGCTACAGCACCACCACCGCGGCGGCAGCCAACGCCAGCAGCTACTTTGCTccgcagcaacaccagcaccacctgcagcagcagcagcagcaacagcatcagcatcagcaattgcagcagcagcagcaccagcagcacctCACCTACAATGGCTACGAGAGCAGCTCCCCAGGCAACTACTatccgcagcagcaggcgcagctGACACCACCGCCCACGAGCAGCCACCAGGtggtgcagcagcaacagcatcagcagcaggcgcagcagcaacagctctatCCGCATTCGCATCTCTTCAGCCCCAGTGCGGCGGAGTATGGCATCACCACGAGTACGACCACGGGAAATCCGGGCACGCCGCTCCATCCCAGTAGCCACTCTCCGTCGGACTCCTACTACGAAAGCGACTCGGTCCACTCATACTACGCCACCGCCGCCGTGGCCACAGTTGCTCCGCCCAGCAACAGCTCACCTGTCACTGCCGCCAATGCAAgtgccaccagcaacacacaacaacagcagcaacaggcagCGATCATCAGCTCCGAGAACGGGATGATGTACACCAATCTGGACTGCATGTATCCCACGGCCCAGGCGCAGGCCCCGGTTCACGGATATGCCGGCCAGATCGAGGAGAAGTACGCCGCCGTGCTGCACGCGAGCTATGCACCCGGACTGGTGCTGGAGGATCAGGATCCAATGATGCAGCAGGCCACGCAGTCGCAGATGTggcaccaccagcaacacctGGCCGGCAGCTATGCCCTGGATGCCATGGACTCGCTGGGAATGCACGCCCACATGCACCACGGCCTGCCCCACGGACACCTGGCCAACTTGGCCAGCAATCCGCACCAGCAACAGCCACAagtccagcagcaacaacagcaacagcagccgcacCAGCAACCGCAACACCCGCAGAACCAATCCCCAGCGGCacaccagcagcaccagcagaaCTCCGTGTCGCCCAACGGTGGAATGAATCGCCAGCAACGCGGAGGAGTGATCTCGCCCGGTAGCTCCActtcctcctccacctccgccTCGAATGGAGCACATCCTGCCAGCACGCAATCAAAGTCGCCAAATCATTCCAGCAGCATCCCCACCTACAAGTGGATGCAGCTCAAGAGGAATGTTCCTAAGCCTCAAG
- the LOC116801560 gene encoding pupal cuticle protein Edg-84A: MLTKTAIFVTVIGLVQAGLLPAKSSGSEDTYDSNPQYSFNYDVQDPETGDVKSQSESRDGDVVRGQYSVNDADGYRRTVDYTADDVRGFNAVVRREPLSSAAVVVKPQATAVAPKVQLKPLKKLPALKPLSQASAVVHRSFAPVVHHAPVTHVVHHSAPAHSFVSHHVPVLKTTVHHAHHPHAISYVF; encoded by the exons ATGTTGACTAAG ACTGCGATATTTGTGACCGTCATCGGCCTGGTTCAAGCTGGTCTACTGCCCGCGAAATCTTCCGGAAGTGAGGACACCTATGATTCGAATCCGCAGTACTCATTTAACTATGATGTTCAGGATCCAGAGACAGGAGATGTCAAGTCCCAATCGGAGTCTCGGGATGGCGATGTGGTCCGCGGTCAGTACAGCGTGAATGATGCCGATGGTTACAGACGAACCGTGGACTACACCGCCGATGATGTCCGTGGATTCAACGCCGTGGTGCGTCGTGAACCACTTTCCAGTGCCGCGGTGGTTGTGAAGCCACAGGCTACAGCAGTCGCTCCAAAAGTTCAGTTAAAGCCTCTGAAGAAGTTGCCAGCCCTGAAGCCGCTTTCCCAGGCATCGGCTGTGGTGCATCGATCCTTTGCACCAGTGGTCCACCATGCCCCAGTGACCCATGTCGTGCATCACTCAGCGCCGGCGCATTCCTTCGTCTCTCACCACGTTCCCGTGCTGAAGACCACCGTGCACCATGCCCATCATCCCCATGCCATTTCATATGTGTTCTAG
- the LOC116801721 gene encoding larval cuticle protein A2B: MAFKFTILFAACIAVASAGIIPAAAPLAAVAEVQEYDPHPQYTYGYDVKDAISGDSKTQVETREGDVVQGQYSLNDADGYRRIVDYTADPINGFNAVVRREPLVAAVAAAPAAVVAAPAPVVRAAVAAPVVRAAPLTATYAAAPAPLAYAAAPAPLAYAAPAPAVKAAPLVAAGPAIVKTQFASPLISYAY, translated from the exons ATGGCATTCAAA TTCACCATTCTTTTCGCCGCCTGCATCGCCGTGGCCAGCGCTGGCATCATTCCCGCCGCCGCTCCTCTGGCCGCCGTTGCCGAGGTGCAGGAGTACGATCCCCACCCGCAGTACACCTACGGCTATGACGTCAAGGACGCCATCTCTGGCGACTCGAAGACCCAGGTGGAGACCCGCGAGGGCGACGTTGTCCAGGGCCAGTACTCCCTGAACGACGCCGATGGCTACCGTCGCATTGTGGACTACACCGCCGATCCCATCAACGGATTCAACGCAGTGGTGCGCCGTGAGCCCCTGGTGGCCGCCGTTGCCGCCGCTCCTGCTGCCGTCGTTGCCGCTCCAGCCCCAGTTGTCCGTGCCGCCGTCGCTGCCCCCGTGGTCCGTGCCGCCCCCCTGACCGCCACCTACGCCGCCGCCCCAGCACCTCTCGCCTACGCCGCCGCCCCGGCTCCCCTCGCCTACGCCGCCCCCGCGCCCGCTGTCAAGGCCGCTCCTCTGGTCGCCGCTGGACCCGCCATCGTCAAGACCCAGTTCGCTTCGCCTCTTATCTCGTACGCCTATTGA
- the LOC116801478 gene encoding larval cuticle protein A2B codes for MAFKFLAVLALVSAASAGVLPVQQVYHAAPAVATYAHAPVAVAHAQPVLTKATEEYDPHPQYKFAYDVQDSLSGDSKSQVEERDGDVVHGEYSLIDSDGFKRIVQYTSDPVNGFNAVVNRVPLDHVKTVVKTVAPVAVAAAPIPVAYHQHH; via the exons ATGGCCTTCAAG TTCCTCGCTGTTCTCGCCCTCGTCTCGGCCGCCAGTGCCGGAGTTCTCCCCGTCCAGCAGGTGTACCACGCCGCCCCCGCCGTGGCCACCTACGCCCATGCACCTGTCGCCGTTGCCCACGCCCAGCCGGTTCTGACCAAGGCCACCGAGGAGTACGATCCCCATCCCCAGTACAAGTTCGCCTACGATGTCCAGGACTCCCTCTCCGGAGACTCCAAGAGCCAGGTGGAGGAGCGTGATGGCGACGTGGTCCATGGCGAGTACTCCCTGATCGATTCCGATGGCTTCAAGCGCATTGTCCAGTACACCTCCGACCCGGTCAACGGATTCAACGCCGTCGTCAACCGCGTGCCCCTGGATCACGTGAAGACCGTGGTGAAGACCGTGGCTCCTGTGGCCGTGGCTGCTGCCCCTATCCCAGTGGCATACCACCAGCACCACTAA
- the LOC116801482 gene encoding larval cuticle protein A2B: protein MAAKIVIALALFAVAHGAVLRTAAPVAVAPAPVPVLAKTVELEEVDPHPQYTYSYDVQDTLSGDNKGHVEERDGDVVRGEYSLIDADGFKRTVTYTADSINGFNAVVRRELLTAVVAAEPVVKVAAPLVKAAPVAPIAPVALAAPAPVVRSAPVAVAAPLIKSAPLAVAAPFVRSAPLAVAAPAPVLRTAAYATPLRYTAPAYTVAHL, encoded by the exons ATGGCCGCAAAG ATTGTTATCGCTTTGGCTCTGTTCGCCGTGGCCCATGGAGCCGTCCTCAGAACTGCTGCTCCTGTGGCAGTGGCTCCTGCTCCGGTACCAGTTTTGGCCAAGACTGTTGAGCTGGAGGAGGTTGATCCGCATCCTCAGTACACCTACAGCTACGACGTGCAGGACACGCTTTCTGGCGACAACAAGGGGCACGTGGAGGAGCGCGATGGTGACGTGGTCCGCGGCGAGTACTCCCTGATCGACGCCGATGGCTTCAAGCGCACCGTGACCTACACCGCCGATTCCATTAACGGATTCAACGCCGTCGTCCGCCGGGAACTCCTCACCGCTGTTGTGGCCGCCGAGCCGGTGGTGAAGGTCGCTGCTCCACTGGTCAAGGCCGCTCCAGTCGCCCCCATCGCCCCTGTCGCCTTGGCCGCACCAGCTCCCGTTGTGCGCTCCGCTCCAGTGGCCGTTGCTGCTCCTCTGATCAAGTCCGCTCCCCTGGCAGTTGCCGCTCCCTTCGTCCGCTCCGCCCCTCTGGCGGTGGCTGCTCCCGCTCCTGTTCTGCGTACCGCTGCCTATGCCACGCCTCTGCGGTACACCGCCCCCGCGTACACTGTCGCCCACTTGTAA
- the LOC116801716 gene encoding larval cuticle protein A2B-like yields MAFKFIALFALIAAASAGVLPVQQVYHAAPAVATYAHAPVAVAHAQPVLAKAAEEYDPHPQYKYAYDVQDSLSGDSKSQVEERDGDVVRGEYSLIDADGYKRTVQYTADPINGFNAVVNREPLVKAVAVAPVVKTVAAPVAHYAAPAVAHYAAPAVVKTVAPVAHYAAPAVVKTVAPVAHYAAPATYTSYAAPAVAYHH; encoded by the exons ATGGCATTCAAG TTCATCGCCCTCTTCGCCCTGATCGCCGCCGCCAGCGCCGGTGTTCTGCCCGTCCAGCAGGTGTACCACGCCGCCCCCGCCGTGGCCACCTACGCCCATGCACCTGTCGCCGTTGCCCACGCCCAGCCGGTTCTTGCCAAGGCCGCTGAGGAGTACGACCCCCATCCCCAGTACAAGTACGCCTACGATGTCCAGGACTCGCTCTCCGGTGACTCCAAGAGCCAGGTGGAGGAGCGCGATGGCGACGTGGTCCGCGGCGAGTACTCCCTGATCGACGCCGATGGCTACAAGAGGACCGTCCAGTACACCGCCGACCCCATCAACGGATTCAACGCCGTCGTGAACCGTGAGCCCCTGGTCAAGGCCGTCGCCGTTGCCCCAGTTGTGAAGACCGTCGCCGCTCCCGTTGCCCACTACGCCGCCCCTGCTGTCGCCCACTACGCTGCTCCCGCTGTGGTCAAGACCGTGGCTCCAGTTGCTCACTACGCTGCTCCCGCCGTGGTCAAGACCGTGGCTCCAGTGGCCCACTACGCCGCTCCCGCTACCTACACCTCCTACGCCGCCCCCGCTGTTGCCTACCACCACTAA